A genomic stretch from Bos javanicus breed banteng chromosome 3, ARS-OSU_banteng_1.0, whole genome shotgun sequence includes:
- the CFAP45 gene encoding cilia- and flagella-associated protein 45 isoform X2, with protein sequence MPLTRSDSPIVLLRDKHAIRKTLTALGLDHKPETIQLITRDMVRELIIPTKDPSGQSLIMSPEEFERIKWASHVLTKEELEAREQAFKKEKEAIVDTVTTRKKIMKQKEMVWRNNRKLSDLEEVAKERAQNLLQRANQLRMEQEEELKDMKKIILNAKCHAIRDAQILEKQLIQKELDAEEKRLDQMMEVERQKSVQRQEELDRKRREERIRGRRHIVEQMEKNQEERSLLAEQREQEKEQMLEYMEKLQEEDLRDLEQRHQQKLKMQAEIKRINDENQRQKAELLAQEKLADQMVMEFTKKKMAREAEFEAEQERIRREKEKEIARLRAMQEKAQDYQAEQDALRAKRNQEVADREWRRKEKENAQKKMETEAKLRKSRLEQVAFKEHTLAVQVQRDRDEFERILRAQREQIEKERLEEEKKATGRLQHANELRRQVRENQQKQVQARIATFDEGRRLKEEAQKRRERIEDIKRKKLEELRATGLPEKYCIEAERKANIPVNTSVN encoded by the exons ATG CCCCTGACCCGGAGTGACAGCCCCATCGTGCTGCTCCGAGATAAGCATGCCATTCGGAAAACTCTCACGGCGCTGGGCTTGGACCACAAGCCGGAGACCATCCAGCTCATCACCCGGGACATGGTCCGGGAGCTAAT CATTCCCACCAAGGACCCTTCCGGGCAGTCCCTTATCATGAGCCCTGAGGAGTTTGAGCGGATCAAATGGGCATCCCACGTCCTAACCAAAGAAGAGCTCGAGGCCAGGGAGCAGGCCTtcaagaaggagaaggaagccatTGTG GACACGGTGACCACACGCAAGAAGATcatgaaacaaaaggaaatggtTTGGAGGAACAACAGGAAGCTCAGCGACCTGGAGGAGGTAGCCAAGGAGAGGGCCCAGAACCTTCTGCAGAGAGCCAACCAGCTGCGGATGGAGCAGGAGGAAGAGCTGAAGGATATGAAAAAG ATCATCCTCAATGCCAAGTGCCATGCCATCCGGGATGCCCAAATTCTGGAGAAGCAGCTGATCCAAAAAGAACTGGATGCAGAGGAGAAGCGGTTGGATCAGATGATGGAGGTGGAGCGGCAGAAATCTgttcaaaggcaggaggagctagacagaaagaggagagaggagagaatcCG AGGAAGACGGCACATTGTGGAACAGATGGAAAAGAACCAGGAGGAGCGATCGCTGCTTGCTGAACAGCGGGAACAGGAGAAGGAGCAGATGCTGGAATACATGGAAAAGCTCCAAGAGGAGGATCTGAGG GACCTGGAACAGAGGCACCAGCAAAAGCTGAAGATGCAGGCTGAGATCAAACGCATCAACgatgaaaaccagaggcagaaaGCAGAGCTGCTGGCTCAGGAGAAGCTGGCCGACCAGATGGTGATGGAGTTCACCAAGAAGAAGATG GCCCGAGAAGCAGAGTTTGAGGCTGAGCAGGAGAGAATccggagggagaaagagaaggagattgCCCGCCTGAGGGCCATGCAGGAGAAAGCCCAGGATTACCAGGCAGAGCAG gATGCCCTGCGGGCCAAGCGCAATCAGGAGGTTGCCGACAGAGAGTGGcgcagaaaagaaaaggaaaacgcACAGAAGAAGATGGAAACAGAGGCCAAGCTGCGGAAAAGTCGACTAGAACAGGTGGCTTTCAAGGAGCACACTCTGGCTGTCCAGGTGCAACGGGACCGGGATGAGTTCGAGAGGATTCTCCG GGCCCAGCGAGAGCAGATTGAAAAGGAGCggctggaggaagagaaaaaggctACAGGGCGCTTACAGCACGCCAACGAGCTCAGGCGCCAGGTGCGGGAGAACCAGCAGAAGCAGGTGCAGGCCCGGATCGCCACCTTCGACGAGGGCCGGCGCCTCAAGGAGGAGGCCCAGAAGCGGCGTGAGCGCATTGAAGACATCAAGAGGAAAAAGCTCGAGGAGCTGAG AGCCACCGGCCTTCCTGAGAAGTACTGCATTGAAGCTGAGCGCAAAGCTAACATCCCAGTCAACACTTCTGTGAACTGA
- the CFAP45 gene encoding cilia- and flagella-associated protein 45 isoform X1: protein MPLSTAGVLSSASTASNRSRNRPRYRTKALSSEVDESLFGAIKPLTRSDSPIVLLRDKHAIRKTLTALGLDHKPETIQLITRDMVRELIIPTKDPSGQSLIMSPEEFERIKWASHVLTKEELEAREQAFKKEKEAIVDTVTTRKKIMKQKEMVWRNNRKLSDLEEVAKERAQNLLQRANQLRMEQEEELKDMKKIILNAKCHAIRDAQILEKQLIQKELDAEEKRLDQMMEVERQKSVQRQEELDRKRREERIRGRRHIVEQMEKNQEERSLLAEQREQEKEQMLEYMEKLQEEDLRDLEQRHQQKLKMQAEIKRINDENQRQKAELLAQEKLADQMVMEFTKKKMAREAEFEAEQERIRREKEKEIARLRAMQEKAQDYQAEQDALRAKRNQEVADREWRRKEKENAQKKMETEAKLRKSRLEQVAFKEHTLAVQVQRDRDEFERILRAQREQIEKERLEEEKKATGRLQHANELRRQVRENQQKQVQARIATFDEGRRLKEEAQKRRERIEDIKRKKLEELRATGLPEKYCIEAERKANIPVNTSVN from the exons ATG CCATTAAGCACAGCTGGCGTGCTGAGCTCTGCCTCTACTGCTTCCAACAGGTCAAGGAATAGGCCTCGCTATCGGACCAAAGCCCTGAGCTCCGAGGTGGATGAGAGCCTTTTTGGAGCTATCAAG CCCCTGACCCGGAGTGACAGCCCCATCGTGCTGCTCCGAGATAAGCATGCCATTCGGAAAACTCTCACGGCGCTGGGCTTGGACCACAAGCCGGAGACCATCCAGCTCATCACCCGGGACATGGTCCGGGAGCTAAT CATTCCCACCAAGGACCCTTCCGGGCAGTCCCTTATCATGAGCCCTGAGGAGTTTGAGCGGATCAAATGGGCATCCCACGTCCTAACCAAAGAAGAGCTCGAGGCCAGGGAGCAGGCCTtcaagaaggagaaggaagccatTGTG GACACGGTGACCACACGCAAGAAGATcatgaaacaaaaggaaatggtTTGGAGGAACAACAGGAAGCTCAGCGACCTGGAGGAGGTAGCCAAGGAGAGGGCCCAGAACCTTCTGCAGAGAGCCAACCAGCTGCGGATGGAGCAGGAGGAAGAGCTGAAGGATATGAAAAAG ATCATCCTCAATGCCAAGTGCCATGCCATCCGGGATGCCCAAATTCTGGAGAAGCAGCTGATCCAAAAAGAACTGGATGCAGAGGAGAAGCGGTTGGATCAGATGATGGAGGTGGAGCGGCAGAAATCTgttcaaaggcaggaggagctagacagaaagaggagagaggagagaatcCG AGGAAGACGGCACATTGTGGAACAGATGGAAAAGAACCAGGAGGAGCGATCGCTGCTTGCTGAACAGCGGGAACAGGAGAAGGAGCAGATGCTGGAATACATGGAAAAGCTCCAAGAGGAGGATCTGAGG GACCTGGAACAGAGGCACCAGCAAAAGCTGAAGATGCAGGCTGAGATCAAACGCATCAACgatgaaaaccagaggcagaaaGCAGAGCTGCTGGCTCAGGAGAAGCTGGCCGACCAGATGGTGATGGAGTTCACCAAGAAGAAGATG GCCCGAGAAGCAGAGTTTGAGGCTGAGCAGGAGAGAATccggagggagaaagagaaggagattgCCCGCCTGAGGGCCATGCAGGAGAAAGCCCAGGATTACCAGGCAGAGCAG gATGCCCTGCGGGCCAAGCGCAATCAGGAGGTTGCCGACAGAGAGTGGcgcagaaaagaaaaggaaaacgcACAGAAGAAGATGGAAACAGAGGCCAAGCTGCGGAAAAGTCGACTAGAACAGGTGGCTTTCAAGGAGCACACTCTGGCTGTCCAGGTGCAACGGGACCGGGATGAGTTCGAGAGGATTCTCCG GGCCCAGCGAGAGCAGATTGAAAAGGAGCggctggaggaagagaaaaaggctACAGGGCGCTTACAGCACGCCAACGAGCTCAGGCGCCAGGTGCGGGAGAACCAGCAGAAGCAGGTGCAGGCCCGGATCGCCACCTTCGACGAGGGCCGGCGCCTCAAGGAGGAGGCCCAGAAGCGGCGTGAGCGCATTGAAGACATCAAGAGGAAAAAGCTCGAGGAGCTGAG AGCCACCGGCCTTCCTGAGAAGTACTGCATTGAAGCTGAGCGCAAAGCTAACATCCCAGTCAACACTTCTGTGAACTGA
- the CFAP45 gene encoding cilia- and flagella-associated protein 45 isoform X3, translating into MVRELIIPTKDPSGQSLIMSPEEFERIKWASHVLTKEELEAREQAFKKEKEAIVDTVTTRKKIMKQKEMVWRNNRKLSDLEEVAKERAQNLLQRANQLRMEQEEELKDMKKIILNAKCHAIRDAQILEKQLIQKELDAEEKRLDQMMEVERQKSVQRQEELDRKRREERIRGRRHIVEQMEKNQEERSLLAEQREQEKEQMLEYMEKLQEEDLRDLEQRHQQKLKMQAEIKRINDENQRQKAELLAQEKLADQMVMEFTKKKMAREAEFEAEQERIRREKEKEIARLRAMQEKAQDYQAEQDALRAKRNQEVADREWRRKEKENAQKKMETEAKLRKSRLEQVAFKEHTLAVQVQRDRDEFERILRAQREQIEKERLEEEKKATGRLQHANELRRQVRENQQKQVQARIATFDEGRRLKEEAQKRRERIEDIKRKKLEELRATGLPEKYCIEAERKANIPVNTSVN; encoded by the exons ATGGTCCGGGAGCTAAT CATTCCCACCAAGGACCCTTCCGGGCAGTCCCTTATCATGAGCCCTGAGGAGTTTGAGCGGATCAAATGGGCATCCCACGTCCTAACCAAAGAAGAGCTCGAGGCCAGGGAGCAGGCCTtcaagaaggagaaggaagccatTGTG GACACGGTGACCACACGCAAGAAGATcatgaaacaaaaggaaatggtTTGGAGGAACAACAGGAAGCTCAGCGACCTGGAGGAGGTAGCCAAGGAGAGGGCCCAGAACCTTCTGCAGAGAGCCAACCAGCTGCGGATGGAGCAGGAGGAAGAGCTGAAGGATATGAAAAAG ATCATCCTCAATGCCAAGTGCCATGCCATCCGGGATGCCCAAATTCTGGAGAAGCAGCTGATCCAAAAAGAACTGGATGCAGAGGAGAAGCGGTTGGATCAGATGATGGAGGTGGAGCGGCAGAAATCTgttcaaaggcaggaggagctagacagaaagaggagagaggagagaatcCG AGGAAGACGGCACATTGTGGAACAGATGGAAAAGAACCAGGAGGAGCGATCGCTGCTTGCTGAACAGCGGGAACAGGAGAAGGAGCAGATGCTGGAATACATGGAAAAGCTCCAAGAGGAGGATCTGAGG GACCTGGAACAGAGGCACCAGCAAAAGCTGAAGATGCAGGCTGAGATCAAACGCATCAACgatgaaaaccagaggcagaaaGCAGAGCTGCTGGCTCAGGAGAAGCTGGCCGACCAGATGGTGATGGAGTTCACCAAGAAGAAGATG GCCCGAGAAGCAGAGTTTGAGGCTGAGCAGGAGAGAATccggagggagaaagagaaggagattgCCCGCCTGAGGGCCATGCAGGAGAAAGCCCAGGATTACCAGGCAGAGCAG gATGCCCTGCGGGCCAAGCGCAATCAGGAGGTTGCCGACAGAGAGTGGcgcagaaaagaaaaggaaaacgcACAGAAGAAGATGGAAACAGAGGCCAAGCTGCGGAAAAGTCGACTAGAACAGGTGGCTTTCAAGGAGCACACTCTGGCTGTCCAGGTGCAACGGGACCGGGATGAGTTCGAGAGGATTCTCCG GGCCCAGCGAGAGCAGATTGAAAAGGAGCggctggaggaagagaaaaaggctACAGGGCGCTTACAGCACGCCAACGAGCTCAGGCGCCAGGTGCGGGAGAACCAGCAGAAGCAGGTGCAGGCCCGGATCGCCACCTTCGACGAGGGCCGGCGCCTCAAGGAGGAGGCCCAGAAGCGGCGTGAGCGCATTGAAGACATCAAGAGGAAAAAGCTCGAGGAGCTGAG AGCCACCGGCCTTCCTGAGAAGTACTGCATTGAAGCTGAGCGCAAAGCTAACATCCCAGTCAACACTTCTGTGAACTGA
- the CFAP45 gene encoding cilia- and flagella-associated protein 45 isoform X4, with protein sequence MGIPRPNQRRARGQGAGLQEGEGSHCGHGDHTQEDHETKGNGLEEQQEAQRPGGGSQGEGPEPSAESQPAADGAGGRAEGYEKASSSRVSVSQIILNAKCHAIRDAQILEKQLIQKELDAEEKRLDQMMEVERQKSVQRQEELDRKRREERIRGRRHIVEQMEKNQEERSLLAEQREQEKEQMLEYMEKLQEEDLRDLEQRHQQKLKMQAEIKRINDENQRQKAELLAQEKLADQMVMEFTKKKMAREAEFEAEQERIRREKEKEIARLRAMQEKAQDYQAEQDALRAKRNQEVADREWRRKEKENAQKKMETEAKLRKSRLEQVAFKEHTLAVQVQRDRDEFERILRAQREQIEKERLEEEKKATGRLQHANELRRQVRENQQKQVQARIATFDEGRRLKEEAQKRRERIEDIKRKKLEELRATGLPEKYCIEAERKANIPVNTSVN encoded by the exons ATGGGCATCCCACGTCCTAACCAAAGAAGAGCTCGAGGCCAGGGAGCAGGCCTtcaagaaggagaaggaagccatTGTG GACACGGTGACCACACGCAAGAAGATcatgaaacaaaaggaaatggtTTGGAGGAACAACAGGAAGCTCAGCGACCTGGAGGAGGTAGCCAAGGAGAGGGCCCAGAACCTTCTGCAGAGAGCCAACCAGCTGCGGATGGAGCAGGAGGAAGAGCTGAAGGATATGAAAAAG CCTCTTCATCCAGAGTTTCTGTTTCTCAG ATCATCCTCAATGCCAAGTGCCATGCCATCCGGGATGCCCAAATTCTGGAGAAGCAGCTGATCCAAAAAGAACTGGATGCAGAGGAGAAGCGGTTGGATCAGATGATGGAGGTGGAGCGGCAGAAATCTgttcaaaggcaggaggagctagacagaaagaggagagaggagagaatcCG AGGAAGACGGCACATTGTGGAACAGATGGAAAAGAACCAGGAGGAGCGATCGCTGCTTGCTGAACAGCGGGAACAGGAGAAGGAGCAGATGCTGGAATACATGGAAAAGCTCCAAGAGGAGGATCTGAGG GACCTGGAACAGAGGCACCAGCAAAAGCTGAAGATGCAGGCTGAGATCAAACGCATCAACgatgaaaaccagaggcagaaaGCAGAGCTGCTGGCTCAGGAGAAGCTGGCCGACCAGATGGTGATGGAGTTCACCAAGAAGAAGATG GCCCGAGAAGCAGAGTTTGAGGCTGAGCAGGAGAGAATccggagggagaaagagaaggagattgCCCGCCTGAGGGCCATGCAGGAGAAAGCCCAGGATTACCAGGCAGAGCAG gATGCCCTGCGGGCCAAGCGCAATCAGGAGGTTGCCGACAGAGAGTGGcgcagaaaagaaaaggaaaacgcACAGAAGAAGATGGAAACAGAGGCCAAGCTGCGGAAAAGTCGACTAGAACAGGTGGCTTTCAAGGAGCACACTCTGGCTGTCCAGGTGCAACGGGACCGGGATGAGTTCGAGAGGATTCTCCG GGCCCAGCGAGAGCAGATTGAAAAGGAGCggctggaggaagagaaaaaggctACAGGGCGCTTACAGCACGCCAACGAGCTCAGGCGCCAGGTGCGGGAGAACCAGCAGAAGCAGGTGCAGGCCCGGATCGCCACCTTCGACGAGGGCCGGCGCCTCAAGGAGGAGGCCCAGAAGCGGCGTGAGCGCATTGAAGACATCAAGAGGAAAAAGCTCGAGGAGCTGAG AGCCACCGGCCTTCCTGAGAAGTACTGCATTGAAGCTGAGCGCAAAGCTAACATCCCAGTCAACACTTCTGTGAACTGA